Proteins encoded within one genomic window of Haladaptatus sp. QDMS2:
- a CDS encoding tRNA (N(6)-L-threonylcarbamoyladenosine(37)-C(2))-methylthiotransferase: MARYHIETYGCTSNQGESRLIEQALRDGGHYRADGPEDADVAILNTCTVVEKTERNMIRRAEELQSTTADLIVTGCMALAQGEEFQNAGIEAQILHWDEVPTAVLNGECPTPTPDSKPILDGVIGILPIARGCMSNCSYCITKFATGKIDSPSVEENVRKARALVHAGAKEIRITGQDTGVYGWDKGERQLHTLLDEICQIEGDFRVRVGMANPKGVHGIQEELAEVFEKHDKLYNFLHAPVQSGSNDVLGDMRRQHQVEEYVEVVETFDEYLDYWTLSTDFIVGFPTETDADHQMSMALLRETRPEKVNITRFSKRPGTDAAKLKGLGGTLKKERSKEMSTAKHEIVGEAYEAMVGTVQRDCLVVEEGTGDSVKCRDPAYRQIIVQNATEHGIEPGDFVDVEVTGHQTVYAFGKPL; encoded by the coding sequence ATGGCCCGCTATCACATCGAGACGTACGGGTGTACCTCCAATCAGGGCGAGAGCCGCCTCATCGAGCAGGCGCTCCGCGACGGGGGACACTATCGCGCAGACGGCCCCGAGGACGCCGACGTCGCGATTCTCAACACCTGTACGGTCGTCGAGAAGACCGAACGCAACATGATTCGGCGGGCGGAGGAACTCCAGTCTACGACCGCAGACCTCATCGTCACGGGCTGTATGGCGCTCGCACAGGGCGAAGAGTTCCAAAACGCCGGCATCGAAGCACAGATTCTCCACTGGGACGAGGTTCCAACGGCCGTCTTGAACGGCGAGTGTCCGACGCCGACGCCCGACTCGAAACCGATTCTCGATGGCGTCATCGGCATCCTGCCTATCGCCCGTGGCTGCATGAGCAACTGCTCGTACTGTATCACGAAGTTCGCGACGGGCAAAATCGACTCTCCCTCCGTCGAAGAGAACGTCCGCAAGGCCCGCGCGCTCGTCCACGCAGGGGCGAAGGAGATTCGAATCACCGGCCAGGACACAGGTGTCTACGGCTGGGACAAGGGCGAACGCCAACTGCACACGCTGCTCGACGAAATCTGCCAGATTGAGGGCGACTTCCGCGTCCGTGTCGGGATGGCGAACCCGAAGGGCGTCCACGGCATTCAGGAAGAACTCGCCGAGGTGTTCGAAAAGCACGACAAGCTCTACAACTTCCTCCACGCCCCCGTCCAGAGTGGGTCGAACGACGTGCTCGGCGACATGCGCCGCCAGCACCAGGTCGAAGAGTACGTCGAAGTCGTCGAGACGTTCGACGAGTATCTCGACTACTGGACCCTCTCGACCGACTTCATCGTCGGGTTCCCGACGGAGACGGACGCAGACCACCAGATGAGCATGGCGCTCCTGCGCGAGACGCGCCCCGAGAAGGTGAACATCACCCGCTTCTCGAAGCGCCCCGGCACGGACGCTGCGAAGCTAAAGGGCCTTGGTGGAACCCTGAAGAAGGAACGCTCGAAGGAGATGTCTACCGCGAAACACGAAATCGTCGGCGAGGCCTACGAGGCGATGGTCGGCACGGTCCAGCGCGACTGTCTCGTCGTCGAAGAGGGGACAGGCGATTCCGTGAAGTGTCGCGACCCGGCGTACCGGCAAATCATCGTCCAGAACGCCACCGAACACGGCATCGAACCCGGCGACTTCGTGGACGT